A window of the Bdellovibrio sp. ZAP7 genome harbors these coding sequences:
- the gltS gene encoding sodium/glutamate symporter, with amino-acid sequence MSFTALQTVAIAALVVYFGRYLKAKFHFIDEYNLPSPVIGGLLVALVISFLKSQNLFSIEFDKTFETTLMIAFFASVGYAASFKLLKKGGRGVLYFLLLAVGGLALQIIAGMSAAKIMGLNPLVGVLTGPVALTGGPGTALAFAPSFAALGIENASVIGLTTAMGGIVLGGLVGAPLATYLINKRNLESNKSTEDVKVDESQLLKFVPGRDLLFHALGLCLILGLGTTLSSWISSWGVTLPIYIGSMVIAAVFRNIEDATSFFKIKSEWIEEIGSVSLTLFIAMAIMSLRLEELQNAAGPILIFLIVQTLLVVLTALGPVMWIAGNNYESAVIAAGYTGFMMGTTANAMANMQSLTQKYGPAPKAFLIVPLVGSCFIDFINAGAITFCLNVFR; translated from the coding sequence ATGAGTTTTACAGCCCTTCAAACAGTCGCTATTGCAGCCCTTGTGGTCTATTTTGGTCGCTATTTAAAAGCCAAGTTCCACTTTATAGATGAGTACAATCTGCCGTCTCCGGTGATTGGTGGCTTGCTAGTGGCACTAGTCATTTCATTTTTAAAGTCTCAGAACTTATTTTCCATCGAGTTCGATAAAACTTTTGAGACAACCCTGATGATCGCCTTCTTTGCCTCTGTCGGTTATGCCGCTTCTTTTAAGTTACTCAAGAAAGGGGGCCGCGGTGTTCTGTATTTTCTGTTATTGGCCGTGGGCGGGTTGGCCTTACAAATCATTGCCGGAATGAGTGCCGCAAAAATCATGGGCCTGAATCCTCTGGTGGGAGTTTTGACAGGCCCCGTGGCTTTAACAGGTGGCCCGGGGACGGCATTGGCATTTGCACCTTCGTTTGCAGCGCTTGGAATTGAAAACGCATCGGTGATTGGCCTTACCACAGCTATGGGCGGAATTGTCTTGGGTGGGCTGGTGGGCGCGCCCTTGGCGACCTATCTGATCAACAAAAGAAATTTAGAAAGCAACAAATCGACCGAAGATGTTAAAGTCGATGAATCCCAACTTTTAAAGTTTGTACCGGGTCGCGACCTTTTATTCCATGCTTTGGGTCTTTGTCTTATCCTGGGATTAGGTACAACTCTCAGCTCTTGGATCAGTTCTTGGGGCGTGACCTTGCCTATCTACATCGGTTCAATGGTGATCGCCGCTGTATTTAGAAATATTGAAGATGCAACATCGTTTTTCAAAATCAAATCAGAATGGATCGAGGAAATCGGTTCGGTTTCTCTGACCCTGTTTATCGCGATGGCCATCATGAGCTTAAGACTGGAAGAGTTGCAAAATGCAGCAGGCCCCATCCTGATATTCTTAATTGTACAAACTCTGTTAGTCGTATTGACGGCATTGGGTCCCGTCATGTGGATTGCCGGAAATAATTATGAATCTGCGGTGATAGCGGCTGGCTATACTGGATTTATGATGGGCACGACCGCAAATGCGATGGCCAATATGCAATCTCTTACTCAGAAATACGGACCCGCACCAAAAGCATTTCTTATCGTACCCTTGGTGGGATCCTGCTTTATTGACTTCATTAATGCCGGGGCCATCACTTTCTGCCTTAACGTCTTTCGATAA
- a CDS encoding efflux RND transporter permease subunit, translating into MISKLIRLSISYRWLVILITVIVGVFGWYSFTKLPIDAVPDITNTQVQVNTQVEALGPEEIERVVTRPVETALNGIPGVTEVRSLTRFGLSQVTVVFEDRTDIYRARQWVAERLQSVTDKLPKGSKVEMGPVTSGLGEIYHYVIEAEKVETGERRIKQLMELRALQDWYIKPRLLNVKGVAEVNSIGGYEKQFVISPNPQKMAAYGLHFDDFKDAFANINQNVGGGYVEQTGDQFLIQGIGIFKSLADIEDVTVKTLENGRVITVHDVASVGIGKELRTGASLHNGREVVVGTVLMLLGENSRTVALRVSEQMEQVKKSLPEGYKIEVVYNRSELVNATLSTVEHNLLMGAFLVILVLFILVGNFRAALITAIVIPLSLLFTFILMRRFGISGNLVSLGALDFGIIVDGAVIVLDNCVRHVHDKTQVLKRSLTQSELDDTIHEATTEIRTSAGFGELIVVVVFLPVFAFVGIEGKMFIPMASTFIFAILGALIMSFTFVPALATLLLKGKVEDKEPWIMRKLYTWYEPALAWSLKTQRAIVAGAIIAVVLGGVLFSKLGGEFLPQLNEGSLAVQLIRPVSVGLSHSVAMEEKSHEIIQSFPEVKDVFARIGTAEISMDPMGPNIADTFVMLKPVKEWPRIDGKKRTKDELVAAIQKELQEKTPGQTILMSQPIQLRFNELMEGTRADVSLKIFGEDQEVLQQKAQEIVEILEKIEGSGDVELEGKGMVNVLEVTPDRQALRKLGLSSAEVMQTVSLAMGGEKLGVFYEGARQVPLVLRLDEEHRQDLNAIKSLPVGVGTNLTKPLHTVANIGFKESHSSFSREQTQRRLAILINPRGRDTEGFVKEAQIKVAEAVKLPTGYYVQWGGNFKNLQEAKSRLLLLGPLALLLVVLMIFAAFKNWIETALIFLCIPLALIGGVLGLLIAGLPFSISAGVGFIALSGIAVLNGVVLVSYFNELRKKGESGENLVKKGASLRLRPVLMTALVDIFGFLPMAVSSSMGAEVQKPLASVIIGGIISSTLLTLIVLPVLYRAADKKNWLKHTEAGSR; encoded by the coding sequence ATGATTTCAAAATTGATTCGTCTGTCGATTTCCTATCGCTGGTTGGTGATCTTGATTACGGTCATCGTGGGCGTTTTTGGCTGGTATTCATTTACCAAGCTTCCGATTGATGCGGTTCCAGATATTACTAACACTCAGGTGCAGGTTAATACCCAAGTCGAAGCACTGGGACCGGAAGAAATTGAACGTGTTGTAACCCGCCCCGTTGAAACGGCGTTGAATGGAATTCCAGGGGTGACGGAAGTCCGTTCCTTGACTCGCTTTGGACTTTCTCAAGTGACAGTGGTTTTTGAAGATCGCACGGACATCTATCGCGCCCGCCAATGGGTCGCTGAAAGATTGCAAAGTGTGACTGATAAATTGCCCAAAGGGTCCAAAGTGGAAATGGGCCCCGTGACTTCGGGTCTGGGAGAAATTTATCACTATGTCATTGAGGCTGAAAAAGTTGAGACGGGGGAACGTCGTATCAAGCAATTGATGGAGCTTCGGGCTTTACAAGATTGGTACATCAAACCGCGACTTTTAAATGTTAAAGGTGTTGCCGAGGTGAATTCCATCGGCGGCTATGAAAAACAGTTTGTGATTTCGCCGAATCCGCAAAAGATGGCGGCGTATGGTCTGCACTTTGACGATTTTAAAGATGCTTTTGCCAACATTAATCAAAATGTTGGGGGCGGATATGTCGAGCAGACGGGCGACCAATTTCTGATTCAAGGAATTGGTATTTTTAAGTCTTTGGCTGATATTGAAGATGTGACGGTTAAGACCCTTGAAAATGGACGGGTTATCACTGTTCATGATGTGGCATCCGTGGGTATTGGCAAAGAGCTTCGCACTGGGGCGTCTCTACATAATGGTCGGGAAGTTGTTGTAGGCACAGTGTTGATGCTGTTGGGGGAAAACAGCCGCACGGTAGCTTTGCGTGTTTCTGAGCAAATGGAGCAAGTGAAAAAGTCTTTGCCCGAAGGTTATAAAATTGAAGTCGTTTACAATCGCTCGGAGTTGGTGAATGCGACCTTAAGCACTGTGGAGCATAATCTTTTGATGGGTGCTTTTTTGGTGATTCTGGTGCTTTTCATTTTGGTGGGAAATTTCCGCGCAGCTCTCATCACCGCGATCGTCATTCCTCTGTCTTTGCTTTTCACATTTATCCTAATGCGGCGATTTGGAATCTCGGGAAATCTGGTATCCTTAGGGGCCTTGGATTTTGGGATTATCGTCGATGGAGCGGTTATTGTTTTGGATAACTGTGTTCGCCATGTTCACGATAAAACTCAAGTATTGAAACGAAGCCTGACTCAATCCGAGTTGGATGACACCATTCACGAAGCGACAACAGAAATTCGCACCAGTGCAGGGTTTGGCGAGCTTATTGTAGTTGTGGTCTTTTTACCGGTCTTTGCCTTTGTGGGTATCGAAGGTAAGATGTTCATTCCAATGGCATCGACATTTATCTTTGCGATCTTAGGTGCTTTGATTATGTCCTTCACTTTCGTTCCCGCTCTGGCAACTTTGCTATTAAAAGGCAAAGTTGAAGACAAAGAACCATGGATCATGCGCAAGCTTTATACCTGGTATGAGCCCGCTCTTGCCTGGAGTTTGAAAACTCAACGTGCGATTGTGGCGGGTGCTATTATTGCGGTTGTTTTAGGGGGCGTGCTTTTCTCGAAACTGGGAGGGGAGTTCTTGCCTCAGTTGAATGAAGGCTCTTTGGCGGTGCAATTAATTCGTCCGGTATCGGTGGGACTTTCTCATTCTGTTGCGATGGAAGAAAAATCCCATGAAATCATTCAGTCTTTCCCCGAAGTCAAAGACGTGTTCGCACGTATAGGGACCGCCGAGATTTCGATGGACCCAATGGGACCCAATATCGCCGACACATTTGTGATGTTAAAACCAGTCAAAGAGTGGCCACGTATTGACGGTAAAAAGCGCACCAAAGATGAATTGGTCGCGGCCATACAAAAAGAGTTGCAAGAGAAAACACCTGGCCAAACTATTTTGATGAGCCAACCCATTCAATTACGGTTTAACGAATTGATGGAAGGAACTCGCGCCGATGTATCTTTGAAAATCTTTGGCGAAGACCAGGAAGTGCTTCAACAAAAAGCACAGGAGATTGTGGAGATTCTGGAAAAGATCGAAGGTTCCGGCGATGTCGAACTTGAAGGCAAAGGAATGGTCAATGTTCTGGAAGTTACTCCGGATCGCCAAGCTTTACGTAAGCTTGGACTCTCATCTGCGGAAGTCATGCAGACGGTGAGTCTTGCCATGGGCGGTGAGAAGTTGGGAGTTTTCTATGAGGGAGCTCGTCAGGTGCCGCTGGTGCTTCGATTGGATGAAGAACATCGGCAGGATTTAAATGCGATTAAGTCTTTGCCAGTGGGGGTGGGAACGAACTTAACGAAACCACTGCATACGGTGGCTAACATTGGGTTTAAGGAGTCCCACAGTTCTTTCAGTCGTGAACAGACACAGCGTCGATTGGCGATTTTAATTAATCCCCGAGGTCGCGACACCGAGGGCTTCGTCAAAGAAGCGCAAATCAAAGTCGCAGAAGCCGTCAAACTTCCGACAGGTTACTATGTGCAATGGGGTGGGAACTTTAAAAACCTGCAGGAAGCTAAATCCAGGTTGCTCTTGTTGGGACCATTGGCCTTGTTATTGGTCGTCTTGATGATCTTTGCCGCGTTCAAAAACTGGATTGAAACGGCGTTGATCTTCCTGTGTATACCACTTGCCCTGATCGGTGGGGTGCTTGGACTACTGATCGCAGGTTTGCCATTCAGTATTTCCGCGGGGGTTGGTTTTATAGCCCTCTCAGGAATCGCTGTATTGAACGGTGTGGTATTGGTCAGCTACTTTAATGAACTTCGTAAGAAAGGCGAAAGTGGGGAGAACCTGGTTAAAAAAGGTGCCTCCCTTCGCTTAAGACCTGTCTTGATGACGGCTCTGGTGGATATCTTTGGATTCTTGCCGATGGCAGTTTCGTCCAGCATGGGAGCGGAAGTTCAAAAACCTCTGGCATCAGTCATCATTGGTGGAATTATCAGTTCAACGCTTTTAACATTGATTGTTTTGCCGGTGCTTTATCGTGCAGCTGATAAAAAGAATTGGCTTAAACACACAGAGGCTGGTTCAAGGTAA
- a CDS encoding response regulator yields MDKTKILIVDDNPENIFALSELIKADDLDLITANKPEQALSLLLDHDFALALLDVQMPDMSGFELAQFIRGIQKTRHLPIIFVTAQQQDQNIIFKGYESGAVDLMFKPLDPYIVRSKVQTFISLDRQNKLLKAKMEEVEFLRKRAEQANLSKSQFLANMSHEIRTPLASVLGFSDVLVQEDLGEAEKQDSLAAIRRNGELLLRLIDDILDLSKIEANQLHFMKASFNFDDLLKDIATTLGLKASDKGITLEVDAKNPPGLCYNSDLERIKQILLNVTGNAIKFTAQGSVKIHCYIQPDRNHHDRVVFEIRDTGIGISEEESKKLFQPFSQADISTRKRYGGTGLGLVISRELAKSMGGDLKLISSAPNVGSFFEVSMLLEKSQVINQTIEQKVEALSKDVDLKGAKILVVDDVSDNRLLIDRYMRNTHSEILQAANGLEAIAIMEGHNPDLILMDIQMPIMDGYETVRRIRAAGYTKPIIALTAHAMKEEGQKCMDAGCDGVLTKPARRKELLGKIQDVLVT; encoded by the coding sequence GTGGACAAAACGAAGATTCTTATTGTGGATGACAACCCCGAGAACATCTTTGCGCTGAGCGAATTGATCAAAGCGGATGATCTGGATCTTATTACCGCAAACAAGCCCGAGCAGGCATTGTCGTTACTTTTAGACCACGATTTTGCACTGGCATTACTCGATGTTCAGATGCCTGACATGAGCGGGTTTGAACTTGCGCAATTTATTCGCGGTATTCAAAAAACTCGTCACTTGCCGATTATTTTTGTAACGGCCCAACAGCAGGATCAAAACATTATCTTTAAGGGCTACGAGAGTGGCGCCGTGGATTTGATGTTTAAACCGTTGGATCCATATATCGTGCGCTCCAAAGTTCAAACTTTTATTTCCTTGGATCGCCAGAACAAACTTTTGAAGGCTAAGATGGAAGAGGTCGAATTCCTGCGCAAACGTGCGGAACAAGCGAACCTTTCAAAGTCTCAATTCCTGGCCAATATGTCCCACGAAATCCGCACGCCCCTGGCTTCGGTTTTGGGTTTTTCAGATGTTTTGGTTCAAGAAGATTTAGGCGAGGCTGAAAAGCAGGACTCCCTGGCGGCGATCCGCCGGAACGGAGAATTATTACTGCGTCTGATAGATGATATTTTGGATCTATCAAAAATTGAAGCGAACCAGCTTCATTTTATGAAAGCGTCTTTTAACTTTGATGATTTGCTAAAAGATATTGCAACGACTTTAGGTCTTAAGGCTTCTGATAAAGGCATCACTCTTGAAGTGGACGCTAAAAATCCACCGGGGCTTTGCTATAACTCTGACCTTGAGCGCATTAAGCAAATTCTTTTAAACGTCACTGGCAACGCAATTAAGTTCACGGCCCAAGGCTCGGTTAAAATTCATTGCTACATCCAACCCGATCGTAATCATCACGACCGCGTGGTTTTTGAAATCCGTGACACGGGTATTGGTATCTCTGAAGAGGAATCCAAAAAACTTTTCCAACCCTTTAGCCAAGCCGATATCTCAACTCGCAAACGCTACGGCGGTACAGGCTTGGGATTAGTTATTTCCCGTGAACTTGCAAAATCCATGGGTGGAGATTTAAAACTTATTTCATCTGCACCGAATGTCGGTTCGTTCTTTGAAGTTTCGATGCTTTTGGAAAAATCTCAAGTCATCAACCAAACCATCGAGCAAAAGGTGGAAGCTTTAAGCAAAGACGTTGATTTGAAAGGTGCAAAAATCCTGGTGGTCGACGACGTCAGTGACAATCGCCTGTTGATTGATCGCTACATGCGCAACACGCACTCAGAAATCCTGCAGGCGGCAAATGGTCTCGAGGCAATTGCAATCATGGAAGGACACAATCCTGACTTGATCTTGATGGACATTCAAATGCCTATCATGGACGGGTACGAAACGGTTCGCCGCATCCGCGCTGCTGGTTACACCAAACCCATCATTGCTTTAACTGCCCATGCGATGAAGGAAGAGGGTCAAAAATGTATGGACGCTGGTTGTGACGGAGTTCTTACCAAACCAGCACGCCGCAAGGAGCTTTTGGGTAAGATTCAGGACGTTCTTGTAACTTAG
- a CDS encoding efflux RND transporter permease subunit — MSPALLSVRQPVFILSIVILMLTLGLISLKGLPIDLFPDVTFPTVVVQTTYGGAGPQEIETEVTKVLEDELATISGVQKVSSQNMDSVSVVMVEFSLKTNLNFAEQEVRAKVQNVMRELPDDIDQPVIRKVSPSDAPIMYITLLSDMEDGKLYDLAKEVISPQFEQVPQVGQVEILGGRKREIHVSLDYNKLNAADVSATSINGALQSGGRNVPAGKIDEGNTQYSFRTIAQYQSIEEIGNTVLRLADVYHPVSISTLGKITDTLQDESTRTRLNGKKSVNFAIYRQSGANSVKVADDIRAKVTKINQQLTDQNIAASMKITQDTSKKIRDNVYDVYESILFGIILTIIVVYFFLGSMKSTLITGFALPNSLLGACIVMGIFGFSINIMSLLAMSLVVGLLVDDAIVVRENIFRKLEAGMSPKKAAVVGTQEVTLAVIATTLTILAVFGPIGNLEGIVGQFFKQFGLTICFAMIVSLFDGLFVAPALSAYVAGSHSHAEPTSKFGIWNKRALKAFDRFQSRLEEKYVKSLKWSLAHPMKTILGAVGIFIFSIFIARFVPFTFLPPQDNGEFFVMFELPPGASLDGTDEVARTLEDRLKKHKEIEDVLTQIGSSNGEAHKGNLYIRLVPSKQRKKNTTQMKEVLRTEYKDLLAKYNIIVTDNPGQQNSRQFNVNIVGQDMNALIEYSNKVLAKLKENPSLSQPDTSFRVGKPEFQIKMKPDIARMSGVTLTSIGNELRTLIEGLTPAIYRENGVSYDVRVRLQPDQRDLRKEYGNLKVPNLNNRLVPLANVAEVKASQGPSQILRENRNRYIQLSADITPGGKGIGGVMTELTALTKGELKPPAGVTFSFVGEAERFAELMQNILVSMGLGVMFIYLVLASLYGSFITPFTIMAVIPLAACGAFLSLFITRSSFDLFSMIGCVMLMGLATKNSILLIDSTMEQQKEGKTPKDALVHAGFTRLRPIIMTSLALIAGMIPVAIGLNEASKSRTSLGIVVIGGTISSTLLTLYVIPALHLYVHRFSVWFMAKYYRIFGHDATEV, encoded by the coding sequence ATGTCACCAGCATTACTTTCCGTTCGCCAACCTGTCTTTATCTTATCAATCGTTATTCTGATGCTTACGCTAGGCTTGATCTCATTAAAAGGTCTTCCTATCGATTTGTTTCCAGACGTCACCTTCCCTACAGTTGTTGTACAAACGACTTATGGTGGTGCGGGTCCTCAGGAAATCGAAACCGAAGTCACCAAGGTTTTAGAAGATGAGCTTGCCACAATCTCTGGCGTGCAAAAAGTTTCTTCGCAAAACATGGACTCCGTTTCTGTGGTGATGGTTGAGTTCTCTTTGAAAACAAATTTGAACTTTGCAGAACAAGAAGTCCGCGCGAAAGTTCAAAACGTCATGCGCGAACTTCCCGACGATATCGACCAACCGGTTATCCGTAAGGTCTCCCCTTCCGATGCACCGATCATGTACATCACGCTTCTTTCAGATATGGAAGATGGCAAACTCTATGACTTAGCTAAAGAGGTCATCTCTCCACAGTTCGAGCAAGTCCCACAAGTGGGTCAGGTCGAGATCCTGGGGGGCCGTAAGCGTGAAATCCACGTGAGTCTTGATTACAATAAATTGAATGCAGCCGACGTTTCCGCAACCAGCATCAATGGAGCTTTGCAATCCGGTGGACGTAACGTTCCTGCAGGTAAAATCGACGAAGGCAATACGCAGTACTCTTTCCGGACGATTGCTCAATATCAGTCTATTGAAGAAATCGGAAATACAGTTCTGCGCTTGGCTGACGTCTATCACCCGGTATCAATTAGCACCTTGGGTAAAATCACCGACACTCTTCAAGACGAGTCCACTCGCACACGTTTGAACGGAAAAAAATCTGTGAACTTTGCGATCTATCGTCAATCCGGTGCGAACTCCGTAAAAGTGGCCGATGATATCCGCGCCAAAGTAACAAAAATCAATCAACAGCTGACGGATCAAAACATTGCAGCTTCGATGAAAATCACACAAGATACGAGCAAGAAAATCCGTGATAACGTTTATGACGTTTACGAATCGATTTTGTTCGGAATTATCCTGACGATCATCGTGGTTTATTTTTTCTTGGGCTCGATGAAATCCACGTTGATCACGGGCTTCGCTTTGCCGAACTCCCTGTTGGGTGCGTGTATCGTGATGGGTATCTTCGGATTCTCGATCAACATCATGAGCTTGCTTGCGATGTCGTTGGTGGTAGGTCTTCTGGTGGATGATGCCATCGTCGTGCGGGAAAACATCTTCCGTAAACTGGAAGCGGGTATGTCCCCCAAAAAAGCTGCTGTTGTGGGTACCCAAGAGGTAACTCTTGCGGTTATCGCGACAACTCTAACGATCCTTGCGGTATTCGGTCCGATCGGAAACTTGGAAGGTATCGTTGGTCAGTTCTTTAAACAGTTCGGTCTGACCATCTGTTTTGCGATGATCGTATCCTTGTTTGACGGTTTGTTTGTAGCCCCGGCTTTGTCAGCATACGTTGCAGGTTCTCACTCACATGCAGAGCCGACTTCCAAATTTGGTATTTGGAACAAAAGAGCTTTGAAAGCTTTTGACCGCTTCCAATCTCGTTTGGAAGAAAAGTACGTAAAATCACTTAAATGGTCCTTGGCTCACCCCATGAAAACTATCTTGGGGGCTGTCGGAATCTTTATTTTCTCGATCTTTATCGCCCGCTTTGTTCCATTCACGTTCTTGCCACCGCAGGATAACGGTGAATTCTTTGTGATGTTCGAACTCCCTCCTGGTGCCAGCCTTGATGGTACGGATGAAGTCGCCAGAACTCTTGAGGACCGACTGAAAAAACACAAAGAGATCGAAGATGTCCTAACCCAAATTGGTTCTTCCAACGGTGAAGCCCACAAAGGGAACTTGTATATCCGCCTGGTGCCCTCTAAGCAGCGTAAGAAAAATACGACACAAATGAAGGAAGTCCTGCGTACGGAGTACAAAGACTTGCTTGCGAAATATAACATCATCGTGACCGACAATCCGGGTCAGCAAAACAGCCGTCAGTTCAATGTGAACATCGTCGGTCAGGATATGAATGCTTTGATCGAATACTCGAACAAAGTCTTAGCTAAACTGAAAGAGAACCCAAGTTTGTCCCAACCGGATACTTCATTCCGCGTGGGTAAACCAGAGTTCCAAATTAAAATGAAGCCCGATATCGCCAGAATGTCCGGTGTGACTTTAACCAGTATCGGTAATGAGCTTCGTACGTTGATCGAAGGCCTGACACCTGCGATCTACCGTGAAAACGGTGTTAGCTACGACGTACGTGTTCGCCTGCAACCAGATCAACGTGACCTGCGAAAAGAGTACGGAAACCTGAAAGTTCCGAACTTGAATAATCGCTTGGTACCATTGGCGAACGTCGCGGAAGTGAAAGCGTCCCAAGGTCCGTCCCAAATCTTGCGTGAAAACCGGAATCGTTACATCCAGCTTTCTGCCGACATCACTCCAGGTGGTAAAGGTATCGGTGGCGTGATGACGGAACTAACAGCCTTGACGAAGGGTGAATTAAAACCACCAGCAGGCGTGACTTTCAGTTTCGTGGGTGAAGCAGAACGTTTTGCGGAGCTTATGCAAAACATCCTGGTCTCTATGGGCTTGGGTGTGATGTTTATCTATCTGGTTCTGGCAAGCTTGTACGGATCGTTCATCACTCCGTTTACGATCATGGCCGTAATTCCTTTGGCGGCCTGCGGAGCCTTCCTAAGTCTGTTCATCACGCGTTCAAGCTTTGACTTGTTCTCGATGATTGGTTGCGTGATGTTGATGGGTCTGGCGACGAAAAACTCGATCTTGTTGATCGACTCGACGATGGAGCAACAAAAAGAAGGTAAAACTCCAAAAGATGCCTTAGTGCATGCGGGCTTTACCCGTCTTCGTCCGATCATCATGACGTCTTTGGCTTTGATTGCGGGTATGATCCCTGTCGCGATCGGCCTGAATGAGGCTTCTAAATCTCGTACTAGCTTAGGTATCGTTGTTATCGGCGGTACGATCAGTTCGACGTTGCTGACACTATATGTGATCCCGGCGCTTCACTTGTACGTTCACAGATTTTCGGTTTGGTTCATGGCGAAGTATTACAGAATATTCGGCCACGACGCGACCGAGGTTTAA
- a CDS encoding TolC family protein — protein MIFLVKRPLVVALFVALVLMDVRAYSANEQKEAGHHQHGSHPECPIPQSATDILKCASENHPKIRAAQLNEQVQSGVEKKEGQISNPSLNLESVSGDMGNVSRKETKISLIQPLEIGGARGARIDLAKANTFLSRAEFEEVRADVMIETVINLYRLSQLKLQAESSERTIQAYQGSISSLKRRAALSPEQKVSLSVFQMALSEAKLRRLSITEEQRSLSHYFHMATGNSYDEIKGVLPSQYKWPTLTESAEIRSPAKAKALAGKMAAEAQLSQEQANSWPVLAIGPMVQMEEEGSDKANLYGLQLSFPLPLFNVNGGGRKAAQLNVQRSQEILKITERVESHEREEILHNYEDSLKALKESPQFTDIDEENRKNQKLAGSGLIPASLAIEAQRSNAELLKTLQERELKTLQALWTIYKLDGRIMTESL, from the coding sequence ATGATATTCCTTGTTAAAAGGCCTCTCGTGGTGGCCTTATTTGTAGCCCTTGTTTTAATGGATGTTCGTGCCTATTCTGCGAACGAGCAGAAAGAGGCCGGCCACCATCAGCATGGCAGTCATCCAGAATGTCCCATTCCTCAATCTGCGACAGATATTCTAAAGTGTGCCAGCGAAAATCACCCCAAGATCCGCGCAGCCCAACTGAATGAACAGGTGCAAAGCGGAGTTGAAAAAAAAGAAGGGCAAATTTCCAATCCCAGCTTAAACCTGGAATCTGTGTCCGGAGATATGGGAAATGTCTCTCGCAAAGAAACCAAAATATCCCTGATACAGCCATTGGAAATTGGTGGCGCGCGCGGAGCGCGAATCGATCTTGCCAAGGCAAATACTTTTTTGAGTCGTGCGGAATTCGAAGAGGTCCGTGCCGATGTTATGATTGAAACGGTAATAAATCTTTATCGATTATCGCAATTGAAACTTCAGGCCGAAAGCAGCGAACGCACGATACAAGCTTATCAAGGTAGTATCTCATCCTTAAAGCGGCGCGCAGCACTTTCGCCAGAGCAGAAAGTTTCTCTCTCTGTTTTTCAAATGGCCTTATCAGAGGCGAAACTGCGCAGGCTTTCGATCACCGAAGAACAGCGATCCTTGTCTCACTATTTCCATATGGCGACAGGAAATTCCTATGACGAAATCAAGGGGGTATTGCCAAGCCAGTATAAGTGGCCCACCTTGACAGAATCTGCGGAAATTAGATCTCCCGCCAAAGCGAAAGCCCTTGCCGGGAAAATGGCGGCCGAAGCGCAGTTAAGCCAAGAACAAGCCAATTCATGGCCAGTGTTGGCGATTGGCCCGATGGTGCAAATGGAAGAAGAGGGCAGTGACAAGGCCAATCTCTATGGTCTGCAGCTAAGTTTTCCCTTGCCTCTGTTTAATGTGAATGGTGGAGGTCGCAAAGCTGCGCAATTGAATGTGCAGCGTTCCCAGGAAATTTTGAAGATCACAGAACGTGTTGAGTCTCATGAACGAGAAGAGATTTTGCACAACTATGAAGACAGTCTAAAAGCTCTGAAAGAAAGCCCCCAGTTTACGGACATTGATGAAGAAAATCGAAAAAATCAAAAGCTTGCCGGCAGCGGGTTGATTCCCGCCAGTCTTGCTATCGAAGCCCAGCGCTCCAATGCGGAGTTGCTTAAAACTTTGCAGGAAAGAGAACTAAAAACCCTGCAAGCACTTTGGACCATCTATAAGTTAGACGGTCGTATTATGACGGAGAGTTTATAA